In the genome of Flexistipes sinusarabici DSM 4947, one region contains:
- a CDS encoding OmpH family outer membrane protein, which yields MRKIAVISFMFIFVLSSMAFAELKVGVVDMQKALDECDAGKAASKKIEQEYKEMQEKIQKKREDLQNMQTELNSQSGVLSEQAKQNKMAEYQDKLKDLKRMIEDSNAELQRQERSYVNRIAKELTQVVSELGKELKYDIIMEKQEAGIVHNSETVDITPIVIERYNKEWNAENN from the coding sequence GTGAGGAAAATAGCAGTAATCAGTTTCATGTTTATTTTTGTGTTGTCATCAATGGCTTTTGCTGAACTCAAAGTGGGTGTTGTGGATATGCAGAAAGCTCTGGATGAGTGTGATGCAGGTAAGGCAGCATCTAAGAAAATAGAGCAAGAGTACAAAGAGATGCAGGAAAAAATTCAGAAAAAAAGAGAAGATCTGCAAAATATGCAGACAGAACTCAACAGTCAAAGCGGGGTACTTTCCGAGCAGGCAAAACAAAACAAAATGGCAGAGTATCAGGATAAACTGAAGGATTTAAAAAGAATGATAGAGGATTCAAATGCAGAGTTGCAGAGGCAGGAAAGATCATATGTTAACAGAATTGCCAAAGAGTTGACACAGGTTGTCAGTGAACTCGGTAAGGAGCTAAAATATGACATAATCATGGAAAAGCAGGAAGCAGGTATTGTTCATAACTCGGAAACGGTGGATATTACTCCTATTGTGATTGAAAGATATAATAAGGAATGGAATGCGGAAAACAATTAA
- the bamA gene encoding outer membrane protein assembly factor BamA gives MRLYLKVIMIVLAAAFTVNAATVDRVIVEGNKRVPDKKILVKAVQEGAEFELAEIDKSIGLLYKTGLFINIKVDLKVTDKVIVTYIVDEKPFINDIYFEGNEEIDRKALLEKLSISEGEAFEKSAIENAVKTIKAEYQDRNYYNVKINFSVEQRPDNTVDVIFSLNEGKEAKVEEIKFYGSDNISDDKLKDVIQTSEKGFFSWFTGSGKLKSQELAIDRERIRATYLNNGYIQAKVGKPEVIYNEDKTEITLVFRIQEGKQYHIGEIRFKGNEHRTDEYLRKVITLKEGDLFKSEKFQKDIESLTKAFTKIGYAYANVNPSTSVNESTRKVNITYKITENNLYYINKIKITGNTKTRDRVIRRQFDIVEKDKYDSLKIQQSKKQIEYLNYFEQVKLVEDRVDNNSINLNLSVNEKPTGMFTIGAGYSSLDGAVGMIQVSQKNLLGYGYDLSLKSEFSSKRTDYTLSFTNQWLFDRPISFGFDLYKFRRSYYEYTKDSTGGALRIGHPIIKRKLNMYYRFAYEKVDITSIDDDASQYIRDQKGITTTVSFTPKLVWNTLNHPVDPTRGNKSSLFVKYADTFLGGDSNFYKAGIESSQYVPLWWKFVGMLHGEAGYMESLDDKKLPIDERYRLGGMHSVRGFDYGDISPVDENGYEYGGNKFLLFNAELIFPLSEASNLKGVLFYDTGQVYDNDENYFEKDMRSSVGFGFRWFSPIGPLRLEYGYKLDKKKDEEQAQWDFSIGGTF, from the coding sequence ATGAGACTTTATTTGAAGGTTATTATGATAGTTTTGGCTGCAGCTTTTACAGTGAACGCAGCCACAGTTGATCGGGTGATAGTCGAGGGTAACAAGAGGGTACCTGATAAAAAAATTCTTGTAAAAGCTGTTCAGGAAGGCGCAGAATTTGAGCTGGCGGAAATTGACAAGTCTATCGGACTTTTGTATAAAACAGGTCTTTTTATTAACATTAAGGTTGATTTGAAGGTTACCGATAAGGTGATTGTTACATACATTGTAGATGAGAAACCATTTATCAATGATATCTATTTTGAGGGTAATGAGGAAATAGACAGAAAAGCCCTGCTGGAAAAATTATCTATATCAGAAGGGGAAGCCTTTGAAAAATCTGCTATTGAAAATGCTGTAAAGACTATAAAAGCTGAATATCAGGACAGAAATTACTATAATGTTAAAATAAATTTTTCTGTAGAACAAAGACCGGACAATACTGTTGATGTCATTTTTTCTCTCAACGAAGGAAAAGAAGCTAAGGTCGAAGAAATAAAGTTTTACGGGAGTGACAATATATCCGACGACAAGCTGAAGGATGTTATCCAAACAAGTGAAAAAGGTTTTTTTTCTTGGTTTACTGGTAGTGGTAAGTTGAAATCTCAGGAACTGGCAATTGACAGAGAGAGAATAAGAGCCACTTATCTTAATAACGGATATATTCAGGCTAAAGTGGGAAAACCTGAAGTTATATATAATGAGGATAAAACGGAAATTACCCTTGTTTTTCGAATCCAGGAAGGCAAACAGTATCATATAGGTGAAATTCGCTTTAAAGGAAATGAGCATCGGACAGATGAATATTTGAGAAAAGTAATTACCCTTAAAGAGGGGGATCTTTTTAAAAGTGAGAAGTTTCAGAAAGATATCGAGTCTTTAACAAAGGCGTTTACCAAGATTGGATACGCTTATGCTAATGTTAATCCGTCAACTTCTGTTAATGAAAGTACCAGAAAGGTTAATATAACCTATAAAATTACGGAAAATAACCTGTATTATATTAATAAAATAAAAATAACCGGCAATACAAAAACCCGTGACAGGGTTATCAGAAGGCAGTTTGATATCGTTGAAAAAGACAAGTATGACAGTTTGAAAATTCAACAGTCCAAAAAACAAATAGAGTATCTAAACTATTTTGAGCAGGTGAAGCTGGTCGAAGACAGAGTGGACAACAACAGTATAAATTTAAATTTGTCTGTTAATGAAAAGCCCACAGGTATGTTTACCATAGGTGCAGGATATTCAAGTCTGGACGGTGCTGTGGGAATGATACAGGTTTCACAGAAAAATCTGCTGGGATATGGCTATGATTTGAGTCTGAAATCCGAGTTCTCTTCCAAAAGAACAGACTATACATTAAGTTTTACTAATCAGTGGCTTTTTGACAGACCTATCTCATTCGGGTTTGACTTGTATAAATTCAGACGGAGTTACTACGAATATACTAAAGATTCTACAGGCGGTGCATTAAGAATAGGGCATCCCATCATTAAAAGAAAACTTAATATGTATTACCGGTTTGCCTATGAAAAAGTTGATATAACTTCAATTGATGATGACGCCTCACAATATATCAGGGATCAAAAAGGCATAACAACCACTGTAAGTTTTACTCCGAAGCTTGTATGGAATACATTAAACCATCCTGTCGATCCCACACGAGGAAACAAGTCAAGTTTGTTTGTAAAATATGCGGATACGTTTCTGGGCGGAGACAGTAATTTTTACAAAGCCGGTATCGAATCAAGTCAGTATGTGCCCCTCTGGTGGAAGTTTGTTGGTATGCTGCACGGTGAGGCAGGATATATGGAGTCACTGGATGATAAGAAACTTCCCATAGATGAGCGGTACAGATTAGGTGGAATGCACAGCGTCAGAGGATTTGATTACGGAGATATTTCCCCGGTTGATGAAAACGGCTATGAATACGGCGGAAACAAATTCCTGCTTTTCAATGCAGAGCTAATCTTTCCTCTTTCCGAAGCGTCTAATCTGAAAGGTGTGCTTTTTTATGATACCGGTCAGGTATATGATAATGATGAAAATTATTTTGAAAAAGATATGAGAAGTTCAGTGGGATTTGGTTTCCGCTGGTTCAGCCCCATAGGCCCTCTCAGATTGGAGTATGGCTACAAATTGGATAAGAAAAAGGATGAAGAGCAAGCCCAGTGGGATTTTTCAATAGGCGGGACGTTTTAA